GGATGACGCCTTCTTCAAATATATGCTGAACGGCGGCGACCTGAAGGCGGTTATCGCTGATCTGAACAAACGTTATAACGCTGCGCTGGACAGTGCGATTGCGAATGACGGCATAAAGGCTGAGCCGGATGCCGGCTTTGATCCCGCCGCTCTGGGCGGCAAGTTCGCCAAATAGACAGAAGGTCAGGAATAGAGATACAGGCCGGGATAACGGGGGATGAGGGAGCAGCTCCCTCATCCCTCTGCTCTGGCCGTAAAGGAAAGGAGCCGGAAGAAACCAGATGAACAAAACGAAACATGCCTTATTTTCATACAGCTTTATCTTTCCAAGTGCCTTGCTCACGTTGGTCCTCGGAATTTACCCGATTGCCTGGGCGTTCCGCTATATGTTCTATGATTACAAAGGGTTCGGAACGGCCCGGTTTACCGGTCTGGCCAATTTCAGCCGCATTCTGAAGGACACCCAGTTCTGGGATTCGGTGGTGAATACGTTTGTCTATGCCGGCGGCAAGCTGCTGATCACCATTCCGCTGGCCCTGCTGCTGGCCGCCATATTGAACCGGGGGCTGCGGGGCAGACAGCTGCTGCGGGGGATTTTCTTCATGCCTACCGTCATCAGTACCGCTGTAATGGCCGTAGTCTTTTTCACCATTTTCAACTCGTATAACGGAATTCTCAACCAGTTCCTGATCCGCTCGGGCCTCTCCGATTCAGGTGTGGACTGGCTGGGGCCGAAGTATGCCATGCTCACCGTCATCCTGGTTGCGGCCTGGGGGGCGGTCGGCAATTATATGCTGCTCTTCCTCGCCGGTCTGCAGAATATTCCTGAGGATGTGTATGAGGCCTCTTCCCTGGACGGGGCAGGCAAAATCCAGCAGTTCCGCTATGTCACCCTGCCGATGCTCGGGCCTGTCATGCAGATGGTTATTATGCTGGCGATCATCACAGCCCTGAAGGGCTACGAGAGCATCATGGTACTGACTGAAGGCGGTCCTGTAGGCAAGACGGAGGTCATGTTCCTGTATTTGTACAAATTATTTTTCCCTGTCGGCGGGGGCAGCGCGGCGGTTCAGGTGCAGGAGTTCGGTTACGGCAGTGCGGTCGCCTTTGTGTCTGCGGTCATTGTAGGGATGATATCACTCATTTATTTCTACGCATCCAGACGCATGAATCAGACCGATTGAGGAGAGAGGCTATTATGAGACTAAGAACCATACTGGGCAAAATCATCCTGTGGATTTTTTTGCTGGCTGTTGCTTTTATTACCGTGATTCCGGTCGTGATCACCATCCTGGGTTCCTTCAAGACCAATGCTGAGCTGACTGCGGGAGCAACCTTCCTGCCGGAGAGCTGGCACTTCTCGAACTATGCCGAAGCCTGGTCGCAGGCCAATTTCTCCAGGTATACCCTGAACAGCCTGATTGTCTCCCTGGCGACAGTGGCCGGCACGCTGCTGGTTTCATCCATGGCGGCTTATGTGGTGGACCGGATGGATTTTGCCGGCAAAAAATTGTATATCGGACTGCAGTCCTTCACCATGTTCGTGGCTGTAGGGGCGGTCGTGCTGCGTCCGCAGTTCGATCTGATGGTTAAGCTTCATCTGCACAACAGCCTGTGGGGCGTGATATTGATTCTGATCTCTGCCCATGCTTCGATCTTCTTCATTCTGTTCAGCTTCATGAAGGGGATTCCCCGCGAGCTGGACGAGGCGGCGCTAATCGACGGCTGCTCCCCGGGCCGGACCTTCTGGCGGATTATTCTGCCGCTGCTCGGACCCGGACTTGGCGTAGGTGCCCTGTTCACCTTCCGCGGCGCGTGGAATGAATATCTGCTGCCGCTTGTGTTCACGATGACAAAACCGGAGCTGCAGACACTGACCGTCGGGCTGGCGAACCTGAAATACGGGATTTCGGCCGCCTCCCAGACTCACTACATGATGGCAGGCGCCTGCTTATCCATTCTGCCGATTCTCGTCGCCTATCTGTTTGCCAACAAATCCTTCATGCAGATGACGGCCGGTTCCCTGAAGGGGTAGCTGTCCTGCCTTGTGCAGACTATATACAACATGAAACACGCAACATTCAACATTTTAGGAGGTACACCCCATGACACTACATATTCCGGCGGTTCTGCAATCCGCCCCGTGCATCCGGCGGTATCCGGGCAACCCGGTGCTGGATGCTGCGAAGGTTCCTTATCCCACTGCACTGGTATTCAATGCCGGTGTAACGAAATTTAACGGCAAATATGTGATGATCTTCCGCAATGATTACGGCTCACTAACCGATCAGACGCTTGAGCCACACCACACTACGGATCTCGGCATTGCCTACAGCGATGACGGGCTGAGCTGGACCGCCGGCCCGAAGCCGGTGTTCAAAATGTACGATGAGGAAATTATCCGCGCCTATGACCCGCGCCTGACCGTGCTCGGCGGCCGCTGTTATATGTGTTTTGCCGTGGATACGCGCCATGGCATCCGCGGCGGGATTGCCGTCACCGATGATCTGGAGCACTTCGAGGTACTCAGCCTGTCCACACCGGACCTGCGCAATATGGTGCTGTTTCCCGAGCTGATCGGCGGAAAGTATGTCCGGCTGGAGCGCCCCTTCACGGTGTACAGCCGCGGCGGCCGGGACCGCTTCGACGCCTGGATCTCCGAGTCGCCGGACCTCAAGCATTGGGGCAACTCCAGCCTGCTGCTTGCCGTCGAGCAGGTGCCGTTTGCCAATGACAAGGTCGGTCCGGCCGCGCCTCCCGTCCGGACGGACAAGGGCTGGCTGACCACCTTCCATGCAGTGGATGTGGATCCGTCCAGAGGCAAGCACGGCTGGGAGGACACCTGGAAGAAGCGTTATACCGCCGGAATTATGCTGCTGGATCTCGAAGATCCCCGCAAGGTGATCGGCATGAGCAGCCAGCCGCTGCTGGCGCCGGAGGCGGATTATGAGATTAGCGGGGGCTTCCGCAATCATGTGATTTTTCCCGGCGGGATGATTCTGGAGGATGACGGTGAGGTCAAGATCTATTACGGTGCAGCTGATACGGTGGAATGTCTGGCGACTGCGCATGTGGATGATTTGCTCCGGCTCTGTCTGGAGCCGGGGAGTAAATAAGGATGGAAGCTGGTTGAGGGCGGGGATGTGGAGCGATAGTGGTGGGATGGTGCGTTAAGTGCAACAATGTTAGCTTAAAGGGAACGCCCGTGTGGATATTGTGCATAAAGTGCAACAATACTAGCACGATAGCAGCGACCGTGGGCAGAATGTGCATAAAGTGCAACAATGCAGCTCAATAGAAGCAGCCAGCGCAGAAATCCTGCACAAATTGCAACAATACAGCTCCAACTAGCACCGGTTCGCCGAAATTCCTGCAAAAGTTGCAACAATAGCTCCACAGCCAGTAACCAATGTAAAGAAATCCTGCAAAATGTGCAACATTGCCGGAACCCAGCCAAACCCGCTAACTGAAAGCGGGAATTGGGGCGGGAATGAGGTGTAAAAGTACACTTGAATTGGCCGAAAGTTGGCATTCGGCGGGAATGAGGTGCAGAAGTGCACCTGAATAAGCCAAAAGTTGGCGTTGGGCGGGAATGAGATGCAGAAGTGCACCTTATCCCGGCCTAAAGCGGGCGCAGGGCGGGAATGCCGGTACGCTCCGTCAACTCGTCAACTGGTGCAGCACCAGCGCACATGCGCCTGTTGCGACTGCGCGCTCGCCCAGGCTGCTCCGGGTGAAGCGGACGTTATACTGTCCGCGGTAATAAGTCCGCTCCAGGGCGATCCGGGTAGCGGTCTCGTAGAAATCTGCGGCCAGGAACAGCGGGCCGCCCAGAATGACCTCCTCCGGGTGGAGGATGTTGATCAGATTCGCCAGCCCGATGCCGCAGGCCACCGCCATCTCATCGAATAACCGGACCATCACCGGATCGCGCCCCTCGAGCGCTTCCAGCAGATGGGCGAATTCCAAAGCCTCCGCTTGCTCTGCCAGAGCACGGAGGCTTGTGCTGCTGCCCAGCCGCCAGGCTTCGCGGGCCTGCCCCTCCAGCGTCTGCACCGACACGTAGCTCTCCCAGGCCCCGGCGTTGCCGCCGGGAATCTGCGGCGGCACTCCCGGGCGGTCAATGATCATCTGCCCGACCGCCCCTTCAGTATCGGTCATGCCATAGAGCAGCCGCCCGTCGTTCATGATCGCTGAGCGCAAGCCGATTCCGGCATGGAGATAGAGCAGATGATGCTGCATCCGGCTGCGGCTGGCCCAGTATTCGCCGAGGAGTGCCGTGTTGGCCCCGTTATCCAGGTACACCGGCAGCTGAAGCTGCTGCTCAAGCTGCTCCTTAATGCGTACCTGCGACCAGCCCGGCGCAGGGAACCGCGCCGGATTCAGAATGACTCCGGCGGTACGGTCTAGCGGACCAACAGCGCCGATGCCTAGTCCGGCTACCCGGCTGAAGCTGAGCGAGGCGGCTTCAAGCAGCCGCAGAGCCTGCTCCTCAAGAGAAGCCATCAGATACTCCGGGGTAAGTCCGGCATCCATGCTCCAGGTATATTCGCCAAGCAATTGCAGATGGAAGTCTGTCAGCACCAGCTTGGTACGGGTGCGGGAGATCTCCAGGCCCAGCAGATAGGCGTAGTCGGGATTCGTCTTATATAAAATGGGCCTGCGGCCCCCCGTGGAATCGCCGAAGCCAGCCTCCAGCAGCAGCCCCGGAGCCAGCAGCTCCTCCAGGATGCGGGTCAGAGTGCTGATCGTCAGACCGCTCTCCTCCAGAAGCGTCTGCTTGGAGACGGTGCCGTGTCTGCTCACGGTTGTATAGATGTCCCTGGCTTTGGGACTCGCGATGATTGGCTGAAGCTGCACAGACAGTCCTCTCCTTATCTATGTACTCAATCTGCTTTTACAATGACATAAATAGAAGAGGGCTGCAACTGGCGACAGAAGAGCATGAGCTTACAGGACTTACTGCGCCTACAGGGCATTATTCGTCTATAGCGGCAAATCACGCCGTCTGAAGAGCAGAATGCCCAGAAGGAAGCAAGCCAGTCCGGTCAGCAGCAGGATGAAGGAGACTTCTGTCCATGCTGCCGTTCCCTGGACAATCTCGCCGGGACGGTAGAAGCTGAAGAGGGTGAAGAAGCGCAGCGCCTGAAGCTTATCACTGATTTTGCCAAGGATATCAAGCGTGAACATCCCGAAAGTAATGGTCCCGGAGATTCCCAGCGCCTTCTTCTCGTCATTGCAGGCACAGGAGACCAGGAAGCAGAGACCACCAATGGCGAAGAAGAGCAGGAACGCGACAAGGTTGAGCTGGTTGAAGCGGGCCATTCCGAACTCATAGCCGCTGCCGAGGAACCAGGCTTTGCCTGCGAAGCCGGATAGTGTAGTCACAGCCATGATGATGAACAAGGAGGTAATCAGCACCATCGCCTGGGTGAAGGACACCTTGCTGCGTGTTGTCGGTGTTGCCAGCAGGTAAGCCATGGAGCCTCGGTCTACAAGTTTGGCTACGAGTTGGGTAGACATCTGCACACATACTATAGCCAGAATCAGGACAAGAATCAGCCCGTAGTATTCGCCCGAGATGAACCCCTCCGCACTGGAAAAGCCGTTATTCAGCCTGAACGCATTGCCTACGCCTTCGGGCATCGCCTGTACCAGATCGTTCAGCGCCTTCGTGTTGTCTGCCAGTCCGGGATAGAGCCAGATCATGAACAGAATGTAAAAAGCCGATCCCCCCGCGTAATTCATAATCCCCCGCAGGTTGACGCGCATCATTTCTTTATATAAGGCCAGATTCATTGCAGCTTCGCCTCCCGGTCATAATAGTTCATGAAGATATCCTCAAGATTCTGGGTAGAGATATCCATGCTGCGGACCGGATATTTCGCAAGCTCAGCATTGAGCTGATTGTAATTGCCCTGAACGGCAATTCTCACCCGGCTCCCTGTTATAGAATCTATGACCAGGCCGGAGTCGGCGAACCGCTGCGCATCTTCCGGTGTCTCGAATAGTACCTCAAACAGCTTACGCTGCATGGATTGCAGCTCATGTATGTTCTTCACGGCCACGATGCGGCCGTCCCTGATAATCGCTGCACGGTCGCAGGTCCGTTCAATCTCCTGAAAGCTATGCGAGGACATGAGGAAGGTGGTTCCGGCGGATTTCTCCTCCAGTACCAGTTCGATGAAGACCTTCTGCATCAGCGGGTCCAGACCGGAGGTGGGCTCATCAAGTATGATCACTTCGGGGCTGTGCATGAAGGCTGCGACAATGCCGACCTTCTGTTTCATGCCCTTGGACATTTTGCGGATCGGGGTGGCTGCATCGAACTGCAGGCGCCGGATCAGCTGTTCTCGCTTGGCAGTGTCCTTCACTCCCTGCATGGAGGCCATGAACTGCAGGAAGCCTGAGCCGGTCATGCCGTCGATAAAGCTGATCTCGCCCGGCAGATATCCGATGTGGCGTTGCACGTTCCCCTGACCCTTCCAGGTATCCAGACCGCCTATGGTTACTGAGCCGTGGTCCGGGCGCATGAAGCCCATAATATGCCGGATGGTTGTTGTTTTGCCGGCGCCATTGGGACCGAGGAAGCCGAATACTTCACCTTTATGCACAGTGAATGAGACATCGCGAATCCCCTTGCCGTTTGAAAATTGTTTCGTTAAGCCTTCTACTTGCAGCATGATGCCACCTCCGGCAGATAATAATGAAATATTATAGTATCCATATTTCATATGTTATAATAGTCCCGGGTTATGCCCAAGTCAATATAATTATGAAATATTATCACTAATATATTTCATTATTTTTTCTGGGGAGGAAGATATGAACGGCTTTGAGAAACGAAAGGCTCTGATCAGGAGCAAAATCATGAAAACAACCTTCTCCATGCTGGGCACCTGGGAGCCTAAGCGGCTGAAGATTGCGGATATTGCCCGGGAAGCCGGAGTGTCTCAGGTGACGATTTATAATTATTTCGGCAGTAAAGAGGCGCTGATCAGCGAGTCTTTCAAGGATTTTATCCAGCAGGGCATTCATGAGTTCCGGGAGGAAATGAGACAGCAGAAATCTCTGAAGGAACTGATTGCCTATTGTATCCATAAGGAGAAAGAGACCTATTCGCACCTGCCGCCGGCGGTGATCAAGGAGATTGTGGTCGATAATCAGGAGATGTATCAGTATATTCAGCAGCAGTACGAAGCTCATATTAGGCCGTTAATGGTGCAGATGGTGGAAGAAGGACAAGCACGCGGGGAGATTACCGGTAAAGTATCGGTGCGGGCGGTGCTGCTGGCTATTCAGATCTATATGAAAAGCACGGGAGAGATGCTGGACAGTCAGGCAGCGCATGAGGACAGTGAGGCGTTCGTGGAGGAGCTGATCCATATCTTCTTCTATGGCTTATGCGGCCGGGAGCCGCAATAGATACGGCGCCGGCAGCCGCCTGTTAAGACAGCTGCTTGCATAGCAGAACCGCAGGCTAGAGCATAGCCTTGAAGGAATGGCGGATCACATCGCCGCGGCTGATGATGCCGACCAGCACGTGGTTGCGTTCGACGGGGACTTTTTTGATCTGTTTTTTGCCGAGGATGGTGGCGATCCGTTCAATGTCTTCTTCCGCGTGCACCGTGATGACTTTCTTCTTCGCAATGGCCATGACGTTCAGGTTCAGCAGCTTCCGCGCCCGCTCCTCAAACAGATCATTGTCTCCAACGAACACATTAATCTGAAAAAAAGAATCCACAATCAGATCCTCATGCCTGCCAATATAGCGCATAATATCCCCGTCGCTGAGGTAGGCAACAATCTCGTTCCGGTCATTCACGACAGGCATTCCGCTGATCCGGTGAGCGATACACTTCTCGATAAAAGTCCGCACAGTGTCTTCCTGCTTGACCTTGTAGACCTGGCGGATCATAAATTCATGGGCCTTCATGGACGTTCCCCCTGGCATAAATCTCTTGCACAAAAATAAGTTGTATCATGAAAGTATATACTTGTATTATACAAGTGGAAAGAGTAAAGTCAATGAATAAAAGAGAAGAGGGGCAACCGGCATGGACAAACATTCAATCGAGACAATAGAGCTGGAAATGGCGGTTCTGTTTCGCCGTCTCACTTCGATTACCACGTTCAAAAAAATCGGCAATCTGGACCGTGCGGCCTACCTGCTGCTGCATCACATTGCATATCGTGAGGGAACTGCCGGGATTAAGGCAATCTCCGATGAGTTTCAGCTGGATATTTCTACGGTCAGCCGGCAGGCTGCCTCACTGGAGAGTAAGGGATTCATCACCCGGGTACCGGACCCTGTTGACGGGCGGGCTTATTCGCTGCAGATTACGGAGACGGGCCAAGCGAGTCTTGAGGAGAACCAGCAGGTCCGGCAGGAGATGATCTCTCAATTGCTCAGCGGCTGGTCGGAGGAAGAGGGGCATCTGTTCGGCGAGCTGCTGCGGAAGTTCAATGCAGCTTTTCTGGAAGAGGGCTGATAGGGTAGCCTAATGTATCAGAAAGTGCTTACGTAACTGAGGGGCCGGGAGGGGAAAAGAACCGGGCCAGGAGAGTTGTGAAGGTTACCCGGCCCGGAAGTGTTCTATTGTATTTTGTACAGTCAGATGAGCCGGAAAGGCTCCATTTCAGCCCGCGATTGAACTTCGTACATTAGATTTTTGTGATACAGCCTGAACCGGACGAATTTGCAGAATTCTATTGCAGCAAATACAGCAGAATGTGTTTTTAGAGGCTTTTACACAGATTCTGCTGTATAAAATACAACCACCTGCTTCATTCCCGCTCCAGGCTCGAACAAGCATCAGGCAAATCCCGGATTCCCCGTCATCCCCACCCACAGCGGGGACTGCTCCAGAGCGGCGGCGAGCTGCAGCAGCAGGTCCTCGCGCCCCTTGGCGGCCATGACCTGGACCCCGATCGGCATGCCCTCCGGCGTAAGATGCAGCGGAACGCTCATGGCCGGCTGGCCGGTCAGGTTGGCAAGCTGGGTGAACGGTGTGTACGTCAGGCTTGGCTCGAACATCTCGTAGATCATCCGCCGCTGCGCATCCTTCGGAAGTCCGCTCACCTGCATCAGCTCGCTAATTTCCTCCGCGTTCTGGGTCAGCTCCCCGACCTTCGGCGCGGAGTCGGCATTGGCCGGGGTAATGTACAGATCGAAGCGGTCCATCAGCGCGGCCATCTGGGCAGCAGCTACGTCCCATTCGTGCAGACTGTGCACGAATTCTGCCGCCGACACCTGCTTCCCGGCCTCGGCCAGCACCCAGGTGACAATATCCACTTCCTCTGCCCGTATCGTCCGGCCCATCGCGCTCTCCAGCGAGAGGAACATCGCGGACACCTCTCCGGCATTCATCGTATAGTAGTTATCCATCAGCCGCACCCCGTTGACCGGGCTTAGCTTCTCCTCTACCTCACAGCCTTCGGCCTCCAGCCACTTGACCGTCTTCAGCACGGCCTTCACCGCCTCGGCGGATACCGGTGTTCCCACCGGCGAAGCGGTGGTGAAGGCAATCCGCAGCTTCCGCCGGGCCGGCTTCCGCAGATCATCCAGGTAGACCCCCGGATACAGCGGGGTCTGAAAAGCCGCTTCCGGCTGCACCACCTGCAGCAGATCCAGCATTGCCGCGCTGTCCCGCACCGTCCGTGTCAGCGCGAAATCGATGGACGCCCCCTGCCACTGGCGTCCCACCCCCGGGCCGACCGGCGTGCGCCCGCGCGTCGGCTTCAGCCCGAACAGGCCGGTGAACGAGGCCGGTATGCGGATGGAGCCGCCGCCGTCACTGGCTCCGGCGGCGGGAACGATCCCGGCGGCCACTGCGGCCGCCGCCCCCCCGCTGGAGCCGCCGGGCGAATAAGCGGGATTCCACGGGTTGCGCGCCGGGCCGTGAAGCAGGGGCTCGGTGATATTTTTGAGGCCGAATTCAGGCGTGTTCGTGTGACCGAGCGGAATGAAGCCGCCGCGCCGGATGCGGGCTACATAATTGGAGTCCCGCTTGGCCATATTGTCCTTCATCAGCAGCGCGCCGGAGGTCAGCGGTTCGCCGCCGAGCGCCTGCGAGATATCCTTCAGCAGAAAGGGGACGCCGGCGAACGGGCGGGACGTATCCCCGGGATCAAGGGGCATCTCCGCAGCCTCCTTCAGCGCGGCCTCCCGGCGGGTGCGCACCACCGCATTCAGCAGCGGATTCACTTCATCCAGCCGGGCGAAGGCGGCTTCGACAAGCTCCCGGGGAGACACCTCCCGCGCCTTCACCAGGGCGGCCAGCCCCAGGGCATCATAACCCGAATAAGCAGAGAACGGCATAGAAATAACCTCTTTCCGGCAGGAACAGGCAGGCGAATTAGCGGTTAAGCTATTGCTGCAGTCTCGCGTATAATAATTAGTTAGTTGTGTTTACAGGATGGCAGAGGCTTTTCAAGTACGGTCTTCCGTCAAATATTGTTTGACCGGAGGAGGCGTGTAACCGGCCAGCTGGCGCAGAATGCCCTCCGGCGTGACATCGTTCAGCATGATGGAGTGATGCTTCTCCTGCAAGAATTTTTCCCGGACCATGTTATCAAAAAGCGCAATCAGCGGATCATAATAATGATTCACATTAAGCAGTCCGCAGGGCTTCTGATGCAGGCCGAGCTGCGCCCAGGTGAAGATCTCGAAATACTCCTCCATCGTGCCCGGCCCGCCCGGCAGGGCGATGAACCCGTCTGCCAGCTCAGACATCTTAAGCTTCCGTTCGTGCATAGAGTCAACCATAATCAGCTCCGTCAGTCGGGTATGCTCGATCTCCCGCTGCTTCAGGAAATGCGGCAGCACCCCGATCACCCGCCCTCCGGCCTGCATCACACTATCTGCCACCGCGCCCATCAGGCCGACCGTAGCCCCGCCGTAGATCAGCGTAAGATTGCGGGCAGCCAGTTTCTTGCCGAGCTGAATGGCGCATTCCTTGTACACGGGCGAAGCCCCTTCACTGGAGCCGCAGAATACAGCTATACTTTTCATAAAGATGCTGACACTCCTTTGCCAAAGTTTATGTAACTATATCCAAGATACCACACGAGGCCGTGAGGTTGAAACTTTCACTGCAACAGCTACAGAAGGAGATGATCAATATGCCGCTTAATCCATACGGAGTGTTGAAAGGAACCATCATCAAAGGTACACCTGCACCCCCCTCGGGGAACCGTACCGCGCATTATCAGGCAGTGGTCCGGGCTGCCGGTACATACTACACATTAGCGATCAACGTTCTGTCCAGAGAAAAGCCTTCGGAACTGCTATATCTGGTTGGTGATCAGTTCAGAGCGGAGCAGCTTACCCATCTGCAGAGTCTGGAGAACGGAGTCACTATCATTGACGAATCCAACCGGGAGGATATTGCCTTGGACTACATCCGCGGAGGATTGTTTGACCCTGCCAAGATGGTTGCCCTTCCCTACCACGCAGACGGTCCGGATAATGATCTGAATGAGAAGGTCGATACCTACCTTGGACGCGCCATCCGAGATAAGACAGCCACTATCTACGCATTCGGCGAAATGTTTCCGGGCGGTGTACACGACATTCATATGAATCAAGGTAACGTTGAAAAATACAGAGCAGACGACGGCATCTGGCAGGATGGCGGAATCGTGATTCATTTCGGGCGGGAGAACAAATGGCAGGGCCTGTTCCTCGCCTTCCAGTCACAATCCTGGTGTACCGACAACCGAGGGCATAAGTTACGTCCGGTCAGTGAATGCAATCACCTGACTCCGAACCTTGGCGAGACGCATTGACAACCATTTCTGAAGCGGCTATACTTTCTGTAATCTTATAGTTGGTATACGTTGAACGAGCCAGTAGCAGCCTTGTCCCTGTTCCCAGAGAGCCGGGGGTCGATGGAACCCGGTACACACAAGCGGACTGCGAATTACGCCTCGGGAGTATCTTGGGTAATGCCAAGCGGAGCTAAGCGAACGATAACTCGCCTGAGAGTGGTACGGACCTGCGTGCATATGGTCTGTGCAATTTGGGTGGTAACACGGTTAATACTAATCGTCCCTGTGTCTGAATAGACAAGGGGCGATTTTTTTGTTGCTGTGTAGCTGTGTTATCGGCTTGGCGCGTGCTCGGGCTTCTGTGGCTGATTGCGGTATAGCTGTTGTTTTTTTGACGGATACCAAGGGATATAGAACTAACACCAAAGGGGCTGTACATGTTGAACATTATCGATGAGCTATTGTGGCGCGAGGCCATCAACCAGCAGACGGATGCAGACGGGCTGCGTGAATTGACAGAGAGTAAATCGGTATCGCTGTATTGCGGCGTAGACCCTACGGGCAACAGTATGCATATCGGCCACCTGATTCCGTTCATGGTGCTGCGGCGCTTCCAGCTGGCCGGC
This region of Paenibacillus sp. FSL K6-1096 genomic DNA includes:
- a CDS encoding TIGR00730 family Rossman fold protein produces the protein MKSIAVFCGSSEGASPVYKECAIQLGKKLAARNLTLIYGGATVGLMGAVADSVMQAGGRVIGVLPHFLKQREIEHTRLTELIMVDSMHERKLKMSELADGFIALPGGPGTMEEYFEIFTWAQLGLHQKPCGLLNVNHYYDPLIALFDNMVREKFLQEKHHSIMLNDVTPEGILRQLAGYTPPPVKQYLTEDRT
- a CDS encoding YukJ family protein; protein product: MPLNPYGVLKGTIIKGTPAPPSGNRTAHYQAVVRAAGTYYTLAINVLSREKPSELLYLVGDQFRAEQLTHLQSLENGVTIIDESNREDIALDYIRGGLFDPAKMVALPYHADGPDNDLNEKVDTYLGRAIRDKTATIYAFGEMFPGGVHDIHMNQGNVEKYRADDGIWQDGGIVIHFGRENKWQGLFLAFQSQSWCTDNRGHKLRPVSECNHLTPNLGETH